A genomic stretch from Arthrobacter sp. KBS0702 includes:
- a CDS encoding MFS transporter, translating to MDGQLTAPAPEATSTLEAEKASLLKQPKAVWATALAAVFAFMGIGLVDPILPAIAKNLDATPSQVSLLFTSYFLVTAVAMLITGFVSSRIGGKRTLLAGLAIIVVFASLSGLSGSVSELVGFRAGWGLGNALFVATALAVIVGVASGGAGTAIILYEAALGLGISLGPLLGALLGGWQWRAPFFGTAVLMASAFIALVALLPKTPRPERKVRLRDPLLALGHKGLRTTAASGLFYNYGFFTILAFTPFILGMDAYGIGAVFFGWGVAVAVFSVFVAPALQRRFGAVRALGGTLALLLLDLVGLGLASGHSVPAVVVLVVASGALLGINNTIYTELAMGVSDSPRPVASAGYNFVRWMGGALAPFAAAQLGEHFGPQVPFFAAAVAMALAIAVVLSGRGYLSAHEPHLV from the coding sequence ATGGACGGCCAGCTCACGGCGCCAGCGCCGGAAGCAACATCAACCCTTGAGGCCGAAAAAGCCTCACTGCTCAAACAACCCAAGGCGGTCTGGGCCACTGCCCTCGCGGCGGTGTTTGCCTTTATGGGGATCGGGCTGGTGGACCCCATCCTGCCCGCCATCGCCAAAAACCTCGACGCCACCCCCAGCCAGGTGTCCCTGCTGTTCACCAGCTACTTCCTGGTTACCGCCGTCGCCATGCTGATCACCGGATTCGTCTCCTCCCGGATCGGCGGCAAGCGGACCCTGCTCGCCGGCCTTGCCATCATCGTGGTGTTCGCCTCGTTGTCCGGCCTCTCCGGCAGCGTGAGCGAACTCGTCGGCTTCCGCGCCGGCTGGGGGCTGGGCAATGCGCTGTTCGTCGCCACCGCCCTGGCCGTCATTGTCGGCGTCGCAAGCGGCGGCGCCGGGACCGCCATCATCCTGTACGAGGCCGCGCTGGGCCTTGGCATTTCGCTCGGCCCGCTGCTGGGCGCCCTGCTCGGCGGCTGGCAGTGGCGCGCCCCGTTCTTCGGCACCGCGGTGCTGATGGCCTCGGCTTTCATCGCCCTGGTCGCGCTGCTGCCCAAGACCCCGCGGCCGGAGCGGAAGGTCCGGCTGCGGGATCCGCTGCTTGCCCTGGGCCACAAGGGCCTGCGGACGACGGCGGCCAGCGGGCTGTTCTACAACTACGGCTTCTTCACCATCCTGGCCTTCACCCCGTTCATCCTGGGCATGGATGCCTACGGGATCGGCGCGGTGTTCTTCGGCTGGGGCGTCGCCGTCGCTGTCTTCTCGGTCTTCGTGGCCCCGGCACTGCAGCGGCGCTTCGGGGCCGTGCGGGCCCTGGGCGGCACGCTCGCCCTGCTGCTCCTGGACCTCGTTGGCCTGGGCCTGGCCTCGGGGCACTCGGTGCCCGCCGTCGTCGTCCTCGTGGTGGCCTCCGGCGCGCTGCTGGGGATCAACAACACGATCTACACCGAGCTGGCGATGGGGGTCTCGGATTCGCCGCGTCCGGTCGCGTCCGCCGGGTACAACTTCGTGCGCTGGATGGGCGGCGCGCTGGCCCCGTTCGCCGCGGCACAGCTGGGCGAGCACTTCGGGCCGCAGGTGCCGTTCTTCGCCGCGGCCGTGGCCATGGCGCTGGCAATCGCAGTGGTCCTCAGCGGACGCGGGTACCTGTCCGCGCACGAGCCGCACCTCGTCTAG
- a CDS encoding GNAT family N-acetyltransferase, with amino-acid sequence MTSTSADQTALLKFGVDAGTFRLRPAARTDLPAILRLLADDQLGSSREDPTDPAPYEAAFDAIDADPAHLLLVGDLVPEDGSGSRIVATFQLSFLPGLSRRGTWRAQLEAVRVAAELRGQGVGAAMVEWALAESRRRGCSLVQLTTDKSRTAAHRFYERLGFAASHEGMKLLL; translated from the coding sequence GTGACTTCCACTTCGGCTGACCAGACCGCCCTGCTAAAATTCGGCGTCGACGCCGGAACTTTCCGCCTGCGCCCCGCGGCCCGGACGGACCTGCCCGCCATTCTCCGGCTGCTCGCCGACGACCAGTTGGGCTCCTCGCGGGAGGACCCCACGGATCCGGCGCCCTATGAGGCGGCCTTTGACGCGATCGACGCCGACCCGGCCCACCTGCTGCTGGTCGGGGACCTGGTGCCGGAGGACGGTTCCGGGTCCCGAATTGTGGCTACCTTCCAGCTCAGTTTTCTCCCGGGCCTGTCCCGGCGGGGGACGTGGCGCGCGCAGCTTGAGGCCGTCCGGGTCGCCGCCGAACTGCGGGGTCAGGGCGTCGGCGCCGCCATGGTCGAGTGGGCGCTCGCGGAGTCCCGACGCCGCGGCTGTTCCCTCGTGCAGCTCACCACTGATAAGTCGAGGACGGCGGCCCACCGGTTTTACGAACGGTTGGGGTTTGCGGCGAGCCATGAGGGCATGAAGCTCCTGCTCTAG
- a CDS encoding MarR family winged helix-turn-helix transcriptional regulator, protein MSEQPLPDAGLIALAGDFREALRHSIYLVRRLDADGELSAAQLSTLKMLLDSSGGTAEAGGVRVGEIARNLGVKVPSATEQIIKLERAGLVRREADPADSRAVRVHLTREGHAAVDSANQRRNAVMAAILGSLTDADRKALAAVIPVIGKINESLQP, encoded by the coding sequence ATGAGTGAACAACCGTTGCCGGACGCCGGCCTGATCGCCCTCGCCGGAGATTTCCGCGAAGCCCTGCGCCACAGCATTTACCTGGTCCGGCGGCTGGACGCCGACGGTGAACTCAGCGCCGCCCAGCTGAGCACGCTCAAGATGCTGCTGGACAGCTCGGGTGGCACTGCCGAAGCGGGCGGCGTGCGGGTGGGTGAAATTGCCCGGAACCTCGGCGTCAAGGTGCCGAGCGCCACCGAGCAGATCATCAAGCTCGAACGCGCCGGGCTGGTCCGCCGCGAGGCTGACCCGGCCGACTCCCGGGCCGTCCGCGTCCACCTCACCCGCGAGGGACACGCCGCCGTCGACTCGGCGAACCAGCGCCGCAACGCGGTCATGGCGGCCATCCTCGGTTCACTCACCGATGCCGATCGGAAAGCCCTCGCGGCCGTCATCCCGGTCATCGGCAAGATCAACGAGTCCCTGCAGCCCTGA